Proteins encoded by one window of Chryseobacterium foetidum:
- the nuoL gene encoding NADH-quinone oxidoreductase subunit L, whose protein sequence is MENLVYAIILLPLLGFLINGLFGKNLPKTVVGSLATAMVFGSFAIAVYLFLNFDSESQPQVFTAFEWFRVNGIQINFGFLIDQLSLMMVMIITGIGSLIHLYSIGYMSHDKGFYKFFTYLNLFIFSMLLLVMGSNYLILFIGWEGVGLCSYLLIGFWYTNEEYGKAARKAFIMNRIGDLALLIGIFMIASQTNAIDYLSIKQNAGQFELDGTIIIFITASLFIGATGKSAQVPLYTWLPDAMAGPTPVSALIHAATMVTAGIYLVVRSNFLFTLAPTVQGGILFIGFLTAALAGFYALRQNDIKKVLAYSTVSQLGFMFIALGLGAYTTAMFHVMTHAFFKALMFLGAGSVIHAMSNEQDMRFMGGLKKYIPITHFTFLIGTLAISGFPLLSGMISKDEILVAAFAKNPMYWVLLFILAATTAAYMFRLYYLTFHGEFRGTEEQKHHLHESPSTMTLPLIVLAIFSVLGGLINLPHFIGHGHYAKLMEWLKPVLTEESYKQMEATLSGVPFGTEMILLGATVVMFFTVWFIVKNIYVNKKKQALPEEQYTGWEKLSARKLYVDELYNALIVKTVEGLGRGGKMFDKNVLDKAVDFVGEGAEDSGRSMKRIQNGNVETYILIMSLAVGIILIVNFILQ, encoded by the coding sequence ATGGAAAATTTAGTGTATGCGATAATACTTTTACCTCTTTTAGGGTTTCTCATCAACGGACTTTTCGGGAAAAACCTTCCTAAAACAGTTGTTGGTTCTTTGGCTACAGCAATGGTTTTCGGATCTTTTGCCATTGCCGTTTATTTATTTTTAAATTTCGATTCTGAAAGCCAGCCACAGGTTTTTACAGCTTTTGAATGGTTCAGAGTAAATGGAATTCAAATCAATTTCGGTTTCCTTATCGATCAGCTTTCTTTGATGATGGTGATGATCATTACAGGAATCGGATCTCTGATTCACCTCTACTCTATCGGATATATGAGTCATGATAAAGGTTTCTATAAGTTTTTTACTTATTTAAATCTCTTCATCTTCTCCATGTTACTTTTGGTAATGGGAAGCAACTACCTCATCCTTTTCATCGGATGGGAAGGTGTAGGACTTTGTTCATATCTGTTGATCGGATTCTGGTACACCAACGAAGAATATGGTAAAGCAGCAAGAAAAGCTTTTATCATGAACAGAATCGGTGACCTTGCTTTATTAATTGGAATCTTTATGATTGCATCGCAGACCAACGCGATCGATTATCTTTCTATAAAACAAAATGCCGGACAGTTTGAACTGGACGGAACAATCATCATCTTTATCACAGCAAGTTTATTCATTGGAGCGACAGGTAAATCTGCTCAGGTTCCTTTGTACACTTGGTTGCCTGATGCGATGGCAGGTCCGACGCCGGTTTCTGCTTTGATTCACGCAGCGACGATGGTAACGGCAGGTATTTACTTGGTGGTAAGATCAAACTTCTTATTCACACTAGCGCCAACCGTTCAGGGTGGAATTCTATTCATCGGATTCTTAACCGCAGCGTTGGCTGGTTTCTATGCATTGAGACAAAACGACATCAAAAAAGTATTGGCATATTCTACAGTTTCACAGCTTGGTTTTATGTTTATTGCTTTAGGTCTTGGAGCTTATACAACAGCGATGTTCCACGTAATGACACATGCTTTCTTTAAAGCTTTGATGTTCCTTGGAGCAGGTTCTGTAATTCACGCAATGAGCAACGAGCAGGATATGCGTTTCATGGGAGGTTTAAAAAAATACATTCCAATTACCCACTTTACATTCCTTATCGGAACATTGGCCATCTCAGGATTTCCATTACTTTCAGGGATGATTTCTAAAGACGAAATTTTGGTTGCAGCTTTTGCTAAAAATCCAATGTATTGGGTATTATTATTCATTTTGGCAGCAACAACCGCAGCATATATGTTCAGACTTTATTATCTGACTTTCCACGGAGAGTTCAGAGGTACTGAAGAACAGAAACATCATTTACATGAGAGTCCGTCTACGATGACTTTACCGTTGATCGTTCTGGCAATATTCTCAGTTTTGGGTGGTTTAATCAATCTCCCTCACTTTATCGGTCACGGTCATTATGCAAAATTAATGGAATGGCTGAAACCTGTGCTTACAGAAGAAAGCTACAAACAAATGGAAGCGACCTTGTCAGGAGTTCCTTTCGGTACAGAAATGATTCTTCTGGGAGCGACAGTTGTAATGTTCTTCACGGTTTGGTTTATCGTTAAAAACATTTATGTCAACAAAAAGAAACAGGCTTTGCCGGAAGAACAGTATACCGGATGGGAAAAGCTTTCAGCGAGAAAATTATATGTTGACGAACTTTACAATGCTCTAATTGTAAAAACAGTCGAAGGATTGGGACGTGGCGGAAAAATGTTTGATAAAAACGTTTTAGATAAAGCCGTAGATTTCGTAGGCGAAGGTGCTGAAGACAGCGGAAGATCTATGAAGCGCATCCAGAACGGAAATGTAGAAACCTACATTCTCATCATGTCTTTAGCTGTGGGAATTATATTGATTGTTAACTTTATATTACAATAA
- a CDS encoding 2Fe-2S iron-sulfur cluster-binding protein produces MSEEVKKFKITIDGQTAEVLPGTSILEAARQIGGKSVPPAMCYYSKLETSGGRCRTCLVEVSKGSEADPRPMPKLVASCRTNVMDGMEVKNLSSEKAQEGRKAVTEFLLVNHPLDCPVCDQAGECHLQDLGYEHGNLETRTEFERNTYDADDLGPNIKLNMNRCILCARCVLAANQLTGNRDHGILFRGDHAEISTYLNKALDNDFIGNVIDVCPVGALTDRTARFASRVWFTKPMNASCKCDKCSGKATVYMKGDEIVRVTARKDQWGEVEEFICDTCRFERKSLSDWNIEGPRHIDRHSVISLNHYEKPKDELRVLDNPMAKEISEKDEK; encoded by the coding sequence ATGAGCGAAGAGGTTAAAAAATTCAAAATAACGATAGACGGACAGACTGCTGAAGTTTTGCCTGGTACTTCTATTTTGGAAGCTGCAAGACAAATCGGTGGAAAATCTGTTCCTCCGGCAATGTGCTACTACAGCAAACTGGAAACCAGTGGAGGAAGATGCAGAACTTGTTTGGTGGAAGTTTCCAAAGGTTCAGAAGCAGATCCGCGTCCTATGCCGAAATTGGTAGCAAGCTGCAGAACCAATGTGATGGACGGAATGGAAGTGAAAAACCTTTCTTCTGAAAAAGCTCAGGAAGGTAGAAAAGCCGTTACTGAATTCTTGTTGGTGAATCACCCATTAGATTGCCCGGTCTGTGACCAGGCTGGAGAATGTCATCTTCAGGATTTGGGTTACGAGCACGGAAATCTTGAAACCAGAACTGAATTCGAAAGAAATACTTATGATGCAGACGATTTAGGTCCGAACATCAAATTAAATATGAACCGTTGTATCTTGTGTGCAAGATGCGTTTTGGCGGCCAATCAACTGACAGGAAACCGTGATCATGGAATTTTATTCAGAGGAGATCACGCTGAAATTTCTACTTATTTAAACAAAGCTTTAGATAATGATTTCATCGGAAACGTAATCGACGTTTGCCCGGTTGGAGCATTAACTGACAGAACAGCACGTTTTGCAAGCAGAGTTTGGTTTACAAAACCTATGAACGCTTCTTGTAAATGTGATAAATGTTCAGGAAAAGCTACGGTTTACATGAAAGGTGACGAAATTGTAAGAGTAACTGCAAGAAAAGACCAGTGGGGTGAAGTTGAAGAATTTATCTGCGATACTTGCCGTTTCGAAAGAAAATCACTTTCAGATTGGAACATAGAAGGACCAAGACATATCGACAGACACTCAGTGATTTCACTAAACCATTACGAGAAGCCTAAAGACGAATTAAGAGTTTTAGACAATCCGATGGCGAAGGAAATCAGCGAAAAAGACGAAAAATAA
- a CDS encoding NuoI/complex I 23 kDa subunit family protein gives MKLTNRSKVVSNKEMTLAEKIYLPAIFKGMGITLKHAVRTVVKRAPNVYSYPEVQKPRADIWRGQHVLKRDEEGRERCTACGLCAVACPAEAITMTAAERTREEKDLYREEKYASVYEINMLRCIFCGMCEEACPKSAIYLTDRLVDVETNRGSFIYGKDKLVEKINERIDITERQSEKQKNAVK, from the coding sequence ATGAAATTAACCAACAGATCAAAAGTTGTTTCGAATAAAGAGATGACCCTTGCTGAAAAAATCTACCTTCCGGCGATTTTCAAAGGAATGGGGATTACTCTTAAACATGCTGTGAGAACCGTTGTAAAGCGTGCTCCGAATGTTTATTCTTATCCGGAAGTACAGAAACCGAGAGCAGATATCTGGAGAGGTCAGCACGTTTTGAAGAGAGACGAGGAAGGCAGAGAAAGATGTACAGCCTGTGGTTTATGTGCCGTGGCTTGTCCTGCTGAAGCAATTACAATGACTGCTGCTGAGAGAACAAGAGAAGAAAAAGATCTTTACAGAGAAGAAAAGTATGCATCAGTATATGAAATCAATATGTTGAGATGTATTTTCTGCGGTATGTGCGAAGAGGCTTGTCCGAAATCTGCAATTTATCTTACAGACCGTTTGGTGGATGTAGAAACCAACAGAGGTTCTTTCATCTACGGTAAAGATAAATTGGTGGAAAAAATAAATGAAAGGATTGATATTACTGAAAGACAGTCCGAGAAACAAAAAAATGCGGTAAAATAA
- a CDS encoding NADH-quinone oxidoreductase subunit J family protein, producing the protein MDQFLFFLVAFLAVASAVYFVFAKNPLYAILSLIVTMFSIAGMYVLLNAQFLAIIQIIVYAGAIMVLFLYILMMLNLNKEDESKKSGTLKFIGVFTAGLLLIGILGVFRGIDQKHVVVANVDKGVGLTKNLGRLLFNEYVLPFELASILILAGIVGAVLIGKKDL; encoded by the coding sequence ATGGATCAGTTTTTATTTTTCTTGGTGGCGTTTTTAGCAGTGGCAAGTGCGGTTTATTTCGTGTTTGCGAAAAATCCTTTATATGCTATTCTGTCATTAATTGTTACAATGTTTTCCATCGCCGGAATGTACGTTCTTTTGAATGCACAGTTTCTGGCAATTATCCAGATCATCGTTTACGCCGGTGCGATCATGGTTTTGTTCCTTTATATACTAATGATGCTTAATCTTAATAAAGAAGACGAAAGTAAGAAGTCAGGTACTTTAAAATTCATCGGAGTTTTTACTGCAGGTTTGCTTTTGATCGGTATTTTAGGTGTTTTCAGAGGAATCGATCAGAAACACGTGGTTGTTGCCAATGTAGATAAAGGTGTTGGTCTTACAAAAAATCTGGGAAGACTTTTATTTAACGAATATGTTTTGCCGTTTGAGCTTGCATCCATCCTTATTTTGGCTGGTATTGTAGGTGCGGTGTTAATCGGTAAAAAAGATTTATAA
- a CDS encoding NADH-quinone oxidoreductase subunit NuoE family protein codes for MSETIAFKPESLQQVHKIMARYPEGRQKSALLPVLHIAQKEFGGWLDVPVMDYVAELLSIKPIEVYEVATFYTMFNMKPVGKYVLEVCRTGPCMVCGSEKILDHIRTKLNIKDGETTADGMFTLKPAECLGACGYAPMLQLGKFYHENLTIEKVDEILDLCREGQVDLG; via the coding sequence ATGAGCGAAACAATAGCTTTTAAACCGGAAAGTTTACAGCAGGTCCATAAAATCATGGCAAGATATCCTGAGGGAAGACAAAAATCTGCTCTTCTTCCTGTGCTTCACATTGCGCAGAAAGAATTCGGAGGTTGGTTAGACGTTCCTGTGATGGATTATGTTGCTGAATTATTGAGTATTAAGCCAATTGAAGTGTACGAAGTAGCTACTTTCTATACGATGTTCAATATGAAACCGGTTGGTAAATATGTTTTGGAAGTTTGCAGAACCGGACCTTGCATGGTTTGTGGAAGCGAAAAAATATTAGACCACATCAGAACAAAACTGAACATTAAAGATGGTGAAACAACAGCAGACGGAATGTTTACATTGAAACCTGCCGAATGTCTGGGTGCTTGTGGATACGCTCCAATGCTACAGTTAGGAAAGTTCTATCACGAAAATTTAACCATAGAAAAAGTTGACGAAATCCTTGATCTTTGCAGAGAAGGACAGGTTGATTTGGGGTAA
- the nuoH gene encoding NADH-quinone oxidoreductase subunit NuoH, translating into MDLITFKLILVLALFLLSLTIAAYSTWAERKVAAIMQDRIGPNRSGPFGLLQPLADGGKFFFKEDFTPANAEKFLFVVGPALVMFISLITGAVIPWGKTLNIGDVSYDLQVANIDVGVLFIIGMASIGVYGIMIGGWASNNKYSLLGAIRASSQMISYELAMGLALLSIIMMTGSLDLKVITENQTEGKLWGIIPIGSGMNWNIFYQPLAFLIFFVAALAETNRHPFDLPECESELVTGYTTEYSSMKLGLYMFGEYVNMFISNAFMVVLFFGGYNYPGIEWVTQNWGENAAGILSIVAFLTKTVIGILIFMWIRWTLPRFRYDQLMHLGWKTLIPLALVNLMITGAVILAFQ; encoded by the coding sequence ATGGATTTAATTACATTTAAATTAATACTTGTACTTGCACTTTTCCTGCTTTCATTAACGATTGCAGCCTACTCTACATGGGCAGAAAGAAAAGTGGCAGCCATTATGCAGGACAGAATCGGGCCAAACAGATCCGGACCATTCGGTTTGCTGCAGCCTCTTGCGGATGGTGGTAAATTTTTCTTTAAAGAAGATTTTACACCTGCCAATGCTGAAAAGTTTCTTTTCGTAGTGGGACCTGCGTTGGTGATGTTCATTTCATTGATTACCGGAGCGGTTATTCCCTGGGGAAAAACGTTGAACATTGGTGATGTTTCTTACGATCTTCAGGTTGCTAACATTGATGTTGGGGTACTTTTCATCATCGGTATGGCTTCCATTGGAGTTTACGGAATTATGATCGGAGGTTGGGCTTCAAATAACAAGTATTCACTTTTAGGTGCAATCCGTGCTTCTTCGCAGATGATTTCTTATGAATTGGCAATGGGTCTTGCATTACTTTCTATCATTATGATGACAGGAAGTTTAGATTTAAAGGTAATTACCGAAAATCAGACTGAAGGCAAACTTTGGGGAATTATCCCTATTGGTTCCGGAATGAACTGGAATATTTTCTACCAACCTTTAGCTTTCTTAATTTTCTTTGTAGCAGCTTTGGCAGAAACCAACCGTCACCCTTTTGATTTACCTGAATGTGAATCTGAATTGGTAACTGGGTATACAACCGAATATTCTTCAATGAAACTGGGTTTATACATGTTCGGTGAATACGTGAATATGTTTATTTCTAATGCTTTCATGGTGGTTCTTTTCTTTGGAGGTTACAACTATCCGGGAATCGAGTGGGTAACTCAAAACTGGGGAGAAAACGCCGCAGGGATTTTAAGCATCGTAGCCTTTTTAACGAAAACAGTAATCGGAATTTTGATCTTCATGTGGATCAGATGGACGTTGCCAAGATTCAGATATGATCAATTGATGCACTTAGGATGGAAAACTTTAATTCCATTAGCATTGGTAAACTTAATGATTACAGGAGCGGTGATTTTAGCTTTTCAATAA
- a CDS encoding NADH-quinone oxidoreductase subunit D has product MKDNSLSNILNQHDSNEQIDGQLYTLNLGPTHPATHGIFQNVLTMDGERILHAEQTVGYIHRAFEKISERRNYAQITTLTDRMNYCSAPINNIGWHMTVEKLIGVKVPKRVDYMRVILMELARIGDHLICNGVTGMDAGAITGLTYMFIERERIYDMYEQICGARMTTNMGRIGGFERDFTPKFHELLKDFLKTFPARFQEFCNLLERNRIFMDRTIGAGAISAERALSYGFTGPNLRACGVDYDVRVAEPYSSYEDFDFIIPVGTSGDTYDRFMVRQQEIWESLKIINQAYDNLPEGPFHADVPEFYLPEKADVYKKMEALIYHFKIVMGETDVPKGEVYHAVEGGNGELGFYLVSDGGRAPYRLHFRRPCFIYYQAYPEMITGSVISDAIVTMCSMNVIAGELDA; this is encoded by the coding sequence ATGAAAGACAACTCATTATCTAATATACTTAACCAACACGACAGTAACGAACAGATTGACGGGCAATTATATACCCTGAATCTTGGTCCTACTCACCCTGCGACACACGGAATTTTCCAGAATGTTCTTACTATGGACGGCGAGAGAATTCTTCACGCAGAGCAGACAGTTGGTTATATCCACAGAGCTTTTGAGAAAATTTCTGAAAGAAGAAATTATGCTCAGATTACTACGCTTACTGACCGTATGAACTATTGTTCAGCTCCGATTAATAATATCGGATGGCACATGACGGTTGAAAAACTGATCGGTGTAAAAGTTCCTAAACGTGTAGATTATATGCGTGTTATTTTAATGGAACTGGCAAGAATCGGTGATCACTTGATTTGTAACGGAGTAACCGGAATGGATGCAGGTGCGATTACAGGATTGACTTACATGTTCATCGAAAGAGAGCGTATTTACGATATGTACGAGCAGATCTGTGGAGCAAGAATGACTACAAATATGGGAAGAATCGGAGGTTTTGAAAGAGATTTCACTCCAAAATTCCATGAGTTGCTGAAAGATTTCCTTAAAACATTCCCTGCAAGATTTCAGGAATTCTGTAATTTATTAGAAAGAAACAGAATTTTCATGGACAGAACCATTGGTGCAGGTGCAATTTCAGCAGAAAGAGCTTTAAGCTATGGTTTTACAGGTCCAAATCTTCGTGCATGTGGTGTAGATTATGATGTAAGAGTTGCAGAACCTTACTCTTCTTACGAAGATTTTGATTTTATCATTCCTGTAGGAACTTCCGGTGACACTTACGACCGTTTTATGGTTCGTCAGCAGGAAATCTGGGAATCTTTAAAAATTATCAACCAAGCCTACGACAATTTACCTGAAGGACCTTTTCACGCAGATGTTCCGGAATTTTATCTTCCTGAAAAAGCTGATGTTTACAAAAAAATGGAAGCTTTAATTTACCATTTCAAAATTGTAATGGGAGAAACTGATGTTCCGAAAGGCGAAGTTTACCACGCAGTAGAAGGTGGAAACGGAGAATTAGGATTTTATCTGGTAAGTGACGGAGGAAGAGCACCTTACAGACTGCATTTCAGAAGACCTTGTTTCATTTATTATCAGGCTTATCCTGAGATGATTACAGGTTCGGTAATTTCAGATGCCATCGTAACGATGTGTAGTATGAATGTGATTGCGGGAGAATTAGACGCGTAA
- a CDS encoding complex I subunit 4 family protein: MSYLLLTLLLLPLVGSGIVFTWKNASSKYVALAIALVQMLLTFYVAADFDFAPTVDSVLQYEINYPWSQFIKSTLHFGIDGMSLLLLLLTNILMPIIILSSFNENVSYRNTFYGLILLMQFGLIGVFTSLDGLLFYIFWEVTLIPIWFIAALWGQENKRFEFTTKFFVYTFVGSLFMLAGLIYVGIHSASFALTDLYNANLGDTQQVVVFWMIFFAFAVKLPVFPFHTWQPDTYTYSPTQGSMLLSGIMLKMAIYGVLRYLLPITPSAILGISGQIVIILAIVGIVHGALIAIIQTDMKRIIAYSSFSHVGLMVAGIFASAVVTLRGTFNVEGAEGALVQTFAHGINVVGLFYCCDILYKRFKSRDIRQMGGLAKVAPKFAVLFLIIILGSMGVPLTNGFIGEFILIKSIFSFNVLATVIAGLTVILCAVYLLRFYGKAMFGKGDDAVLSTARDLSAVEFSVLASIAVFVIVMGIFPQPIIDMVGSSVQFIYKSLVS; encoded by the coding sequence ATGTCTTATTTACTATTAACATTATTACTTTTACCTCTTGTAGGTTCGGGAATAGTCTTTACGTGGAAAAATGCTTCCAGCAAATATGTAGCATTGGCGATTGCCCTTGTACAAATGCTTCTAACTTTCTACGTGGCTGCGGATTTCGATTTTGCGCCTACCGTAGACAGCGTGTTGCAGTACGAAATCAATTATCCTTGGTCTCAGTTTATCAAAAGTACGCTGCATTTCGGGATTGACGGGATGAGTTTGCTTCTTTTGTTGCTTACCAATATTTTGATGCCGATCATCATTCTTTCATCTTTTAATGAAAATGTAAGCTACAGAAATACTTTCTATGGTTTAATTTTACTGATGCAGTTTGGTCTTATCGGAGTTTTTACTTCTTTAGACGGATTGTTATTCTATATTTTCTGGGAAGTTACTTTGATTCCGATCTGGTTTATCGCTGCTCTTTGGGGTCAGGAAAACAAGAGATTTGAATTCACAACGAAATTCTTCGTATATACTTTCGTAGGATCTTTATTTATGCTTGCAGGATTGATCTATGTCGGAATTCACTCTGCTTCATTTGCACTTACAGATTTATACAATGCCAATTTGGGAGACACGCAGCAGGTAGTTGTTTTCTGGATGATTTTCTTTGCTTTTGCAGTGAAACTTCCTGTTTTCCCTTTCCACACTTGGCAACCAGATACATATACCTACTCTCCTACTCAGGGATCGATGCTTTTATCAGGTATCATGCTGAAAATGGCGATCTACGGAGTTCTTCGTTATTTATTACCGATAACACCATCTGCTATTTTAGGAATTAGCGGACAGATTGTTATTATTTTAGCGATTGTAGGAATTGTACACGGTGCTTTGATTGCTATTATTCAGACGGATATGAAAAGAATCATTGCTTATTCATCATTCTCTCACGTAGGTTTGATGGTAGCGGGAATCTTTGCTTCAGCTGTTGTTACTTTAAGAGGAACTTTCAATGTCGAAGGTGCTGAAGGAGCTTTGGTACAGACTTTTGCTCACGGTATCAACGTTGTCGGACTTTTCTACTGTTGTGATATTTTATACAAAAGATTCAAATCAAGAGACATCAGACAAATGGGTGGACTGGCGAAAGTTGCTCCTAAGTTTGCGGTTCTTTTCCTGATCATTATTTTAGGTTCAATGGGGGTTCCGTTGACGAATGGTTTTATCGGAGAATTTATTTTGATTAAATCGATTTTCAGTTTTAATGTTTTGGCAACAGTTATTGCCGGACTTACTGTTATTCTTTGTGCTGTTTATCTTTTAAGATTCTACGGGAAAGCAATGTTCGGGAAAGGTGACGACGCTGTTTTAAGTACGGCGAGAGATCTTTCGGCAGTAGAGTTTTCAGTATTGGCTAGTATCGCTGTATTTGTAATCGTGATGGGAATTTTCCCTCAGCCAATTATCGATATGGTAGGCAGTTCCGTACAGTTTATTTACAAATCTTTGGTTTCGTAA
- the nuoF gene encoding NADH-quinone oxidoreductase subunit NuoF: MSKKLLLKDAHVEGIRYFETYRKQGGYTAAEKAFKMTPEEILEEVKTSGLRGRGGAGFPTGMKWSFLAKPEGVPRHLVVNADESEPGTFKDRYLMEFIPHLLIEGMLISSFVLGSNVSYIYIRGEYSWIPDILEEAIEEAKAAGFLGKNILGTGFDCEIYVQRGGGAYICGEETALLESLEGKRGNPRLKPPFPAVKGLWERPTVVNNVESIAAVVPIIEIGGAEYAKIGVGKSTGTKLISACGNINKPGVYEIDMTITVEEFIYSDEYCGGIPNGKKLKACIPGGSSVPIVPANLLLKTVNGEPRYMNYESLADGGFATGTMMGSGGFIVLDEDQCIVEHTMTLARFYNHESCGQCTPCREGTGWMYKILKKIEKGEGKMEDIDLLWDIQRKIEGNTICPLGDAAAWPVAAAIRHFRDEFEWHVKNPELCLTQNYGLANYADPIPAAASN, from the coding sequence ATGAGTAAAAAACTTTTACTTAAAGACGCACACGTAGAAGGCATCCGCTATTTTGAAACTTACCGTAAACAGGGAGGTTACACAGCAGCAGAAAAAGCCTTTAAAATGACACCGGAAGAGATTCTTGAAGAAGTAAAAACTTCAGGTCTTCGTGGTCGTGGTGGTGCAGGTTTCCCAACGGGAATGAAGTGGAGCTTTCTGGCGAAACCGGAAGGAGTTCCAAGACACCTGGTTGTAAATGCAGATGAATCTGAACCGGGAACTTTCAAAGACAGATATTTAATGGAATTTATTCCTCATCTTTTGATTGAGGGAATGTTGATTTCATCTTTCGTTTTGGGTTCAAATGTTTCCTATATCTACATTCGTGGAGAATATTCATGGATTCCTGATATTTTGGAAGAAGCCATTGAAGAAGCTAAAGCTGCAGGATTTTTAGGTAAAAACATCTTAGGAACAGGTTTCGATTGTGAAATTTATGTTCAAAGAGGTGGTGGAGCTTATATCTGCGGCGAAGAAACTGCTTTGCTTGAATCTCTTGAAGGAAAAAGAGGAAACCCAAGATTAAAACCACCTTTCCCGGCTGTAAAAGGACTTTGGGAAAGACCAACGGTTGTCAACAACGTTGAATCAATCGCAGCAGTTGTTCCAATTATTGAAATTGGTGGTGCTGAATATGCTAAAATCGGTGTTGGAAAATCTACAGGTACAAAATTAATTTCTGCGTGCGGAAATATCAATAAACCTGGAGTTTACGAGATCGACATGACCATTACGGTTGAAGAATTCATTTATTCTGACGAATACTGTGGTGGAATTCCAAATGGTAAAAAGCTGAAGGCGTGTATACCTGGAGGAAGTTCAGTTCCGATTGTTCCGGCAAATTTATTACTGAAAACGGTAAACGGTGAACCAAGATACATGAACTATGAATCTCTTGCTGACGGTGGTTTTGCTACCGGAACAATGATGGGTTCAGGAGGTTTCATTGTTTTGGATGAAGACCAGTGTATCGTAGAACATACCATGACATTAGCAAGGTTTTATAATCACGAAAGTTGCGGACAGTGTACTCCCTGCCGTGAAGGAACGGGATGGATGTATAAGATTTTAAAGAAAATTGAGAAGGGAGAAGGTAAAATGGAAGACATCGATTTGCTTTGGGATATCCAGAGAAAAATCGAAGGAAACACCATTTGTCCTTTGGGTGATGCCGCAGCTTGGCCTGTTGCCGCAGCAATTCGTCATTTCAGAGATGAATTTGAATGGCACGTAAAAAATCCTGAATTGTGCTTAACACAAAACTACGGTTTGGCCAATTATGCAGACCCAATTCCGGCTGCAGCAAGTAATTAA
- the nuoK gene encoding NADH-quinone oxidoreductase subunit NuoK, with the protein MGEVNTFMQSIPLEYFIILSSVLFSLGVLGVLVRKNAIVMLGCVELMLNSVNLLLAAFSAYNGNSDGQLLVFFIMVVAAAEVAVGLAIIAMLYRNTRSVDVSIFNKLRG; encoded by the coding sequence ATGGGAGAAGTAAATACATTTATGCAAAGCATTCCCTTAGAGTACTTCATTATTCTTTCGTCTGTATTGTTCAGCTTAGGAGTTTTGGGCGTATTGGTAAGAAAAAATGCGATTGTGATGTTGGGTTGTGTAGAGCTTATGCTAAATTCTGTAAACCTTTTACTGGCTGCATTTTCAGCGTATAACGGAAACAGCGACGGACAGCTTTTGGTATTCTTTATCATGGTGGTAGCTGCTGCCGAAGTTGCGGTGGGTCTTGCAATTATCGCGATGCTTTACCGAAACACCCGTTCTGTAGATGTAAGTATATTTAATAAATTAAGAGGATAA
- a CDS encoding four helix bundle protein — MATISNFEDLEIWQSSRSLCKLIQKECLLNPKFLNHDKNQIDRASASIMDNIAEGFEREGNKEFINFLTMSKGSAGEVRSQLIRAFDRNYLEEETFSFLKEQTISLSKKLSGFINYLKSTEHNGNKFKR; from the coding sequence ATGGCAACGATTAGCAATTTTGAAGATTTAGAAATATGGCAAAGTTCAAGAAGTCTTTGTAAGTTGATTCAAAAAGAATGTTTATTGAATCCGAAATTTTTAAATCACGATAAAAATCAAATTGACAGAGCTTCAGCATCTATAATGGATAATATTGCTGAAGGTTTTGAAAGAGAAGGAAATAAAGAGTTTATAAATTTTCTAACCATGTCAAAAGGTTCAGCAGGCGAAGTTCGTTCGCAGTTGATTAGAGCTTTCGACAGAAATTATTTAGAAGAAGAGACATTCAGCTTTTTAAAAGAGCAAACAATATCTTTATCTAAAAAACTTTCAGGATTTATAAATTATTTAAAGAGTACCGAACATAACGGGAATAAATTTAAAAGATAA